A genomic stretch from Flavobacterium humidisoli includes:
- a CDS encoding LysM peptidoglycan-binding domain-containing protein gives MKYYLTVLSLVFFMTSSAFSQEKVVKYKVSSGETINQIAQKFKVTPYDIYQLNPDARTGLVPNSVLLIPTKTGEAKKEVSETKTAAASGKEIIHEVQPKETFYSIEKKYGISDEALKAANPFLEKTGVQIGQKLVIPAKGSSPKAAAAKPAKEKGAEKYVYHDVQPKETKFGIAKQYNITVDELEKRNPDIVNSLPVGYRLTIKGTAPKTESAPLETAKAAESKKPAETSKKAVSYMEYQVKPKETFYSLGRVFHLTQEELVALNPSLSEGVKEGMVLKVPTGYVAPAPIIAAQVPDKPADSSVYKPVENAGGGIKIVDKVKSTENENVEIVELTKKKGLNERKKVVLLLPFNLAKVQSDTSGTANRIKNDKFLNMTLDFYAGAMMAIDSAKTLKLPIDVAIYDSQETKTTSNVVGLTPKLQDADAVIGPFYQSNAETTANMLRSYNVPVISPLSKDSANPIDNLYQTIPSNDVIRNSVFDYMRSKNGNIVAVVDKKKESVINYIKQNQKGVAFATLTETGGLDVANLKSLLIPNRMNYVVMETGNTAMVKATIKALLDSQKTCQVQLVILEPNSTLDTDEISFDNLIKLKLMYPSVTRESDEQPVLIYEKQYRLKNKANPTTYATRGFDVTFDTMMRLSQGKTFQETADLMTTQQVDNKFQYYRKEDGGHANKGVYILYYDSDLTLKVAN, from the coding sequence ATGAAATATTATTTAACAGTATTGTCTCTCGTATTTTTTATGACTTCCAGCGCATTTTCGCAAGAAAAAGTGGTGAAGTACAAAGTATCGAGCGGTGAGACGATTAATCAGATTGCACAAAAATTTAAGGTAACGCCTTATGATATTTATCAGCTCAATCCAGATGCAAGAACAGGATTGGTGCCAAATTCTGTGTTGTTGATTCCGACAAAAACAGGAGAAGCAAAAAAAGAAGTTTCTGAAACTAAAACTGCTGCCGCTTCAGGAAAAGAAATTATCCATGAAGTGCAGCCAAAGGAAACGTTTTACAGTATTGAAAAAAAATACGGAATTTCGGATGAAGCTTTAAAAGCAGCTAATCCGTTTTTGGAAAAAACAGGTGTTCAAATCGGACAAAAATTGGTTATTCCAGCAAAAGGATCTTCTCCTAAAGCTGCGGCAGCAAAACCTGCTAAAGAAAAAGGTGCTGAAAAATATGTTTATCATGATGTTCAGCCAAAAGAAACAAAATTTGGTATTGCAAAACAGTATAATATTACGGTTGACGAATTAGAAAAACGCAATCCAGATATTGTTAACAGCTTGCCGGTTGGTTATCGATTAACCATAAAAGGAACAGCTCCAAAAACAGAATCTGCTCCACTAGAAACAGCAAAAGCTGCAGAAAGTAAAAAGCCTGCTGAAACTTCTAAAAAAGCAGTTTCTTATATGGAATATCAGGTAAAACCAAAAGAAACTTTTTACAGTTTAGGAAGGGTTTTTCATTTGACGCAAGAAGAACTAGTGGCATTAAATCCGTCACTTTCTGAAGGTGTAAAAGAAGGAATGGTTTTAAAAGTTCCAACAGGATATGTGGCTCCAGCTCCAATTATTGCAGCACAAGTTCCAGATAAACCTGCTGATTCTTCAGTGTATAAACCAGTTGAAAATGCTGGCGGTGGAATTAAAATTGTCGATAAAGTAAAATCGACTGAAAATGAAAACGTAGAAATTGTTGAATTGACCAAAAAGAAAGGGCTTAATGAGCGCAAGAAAGTCGTTTTATTGCTTCCTTTTAATTTGGCAAAAGTACAAAGCGATACTTCTGGAACAGCTAACAGAATTAAAAACGACAAGTTCTTAAACATGACTTTGGATTTTTATGCTGGAGCTATGATGGCGATTGATTCTGCAAAAACATTAAAACTTCCAATTGATGTGGCTATTTACGATTCTCAGGAAACTAAAACAACCTCAAATGTTGTGGGTTTAACTCCGAAACTTCAAGATGCAGACGCTGTAATTGGACCATTTTACCAAAGTAACGCAGAAACGACAGCAAATATGCTGCGTTCGTATAATGTTCCAGTAATTTCTCCTTTATCAAAAGATAGTGCAAATCCGATTGACAATTTATACCAAACCATACCTTCAAATGACGTGATTAGAAATTCGGTTTTTGATTATATGCGTTCTAAAAATGGAAATATTGTAGCAGTAGTCGATAAGAAAAAAGAATCGGTTATTAATTACATCAAACAAAACCAAAAAGGAGTTGCATTTGCAACTTTAACCGAAACGGGCGGTTTGGATGTGGCTAATTTAAAAAGCTTGTTGATACCAAATCGAATGAATTACGTTGTGATGGAGACAGGCAATACCGCGATGGTTAAAGCTACGATTAAAGCATTGCTAGATTCTCAGAAAACATGCCAAGTTCAATTGGTAATTTTAGAGCCAAACAGCACATTAGATACAGATGAAATCAGTTTTGATAATTTGATAAAATTGAAATTAATGTATCCTTCAGTAACGCGCGAAAGTGACGAACAGCCCGTTTTAATTTATGAAAAACAATATCGTTTAAAAAACAAAGCAAATCCAACAACCTACGCAACTAGAGGATTTGACGTAACTTTTGACACGATGATGCGTTTATCTCAAGGAAAAACATTTCAAGAAACAGCTGATTTAATGACAACTCAGCAAGTAGACAATAAATTTCAATATTATAGAAAAGAAGATGGCGGACACGCTAATAAAGGCGTTTACATCTTATATTATGATAGTGACTTAACTTTAAAAGTAGCAAATTAA
- a CDS encoding M1 family metallopeptidase: MKNLFFKYSFFGLVLLMSPKIEAQNKAEKTDELSIYRTTPLKTHDLIHTKLEVSFDYGKRYLYGKEWITLKPHFYETDSLKLDAKGMDFKEIAIIDGKKSIPLQYKYDNEELSIALNRTYKSTEKYTIYINYTAKPAELKSKAGESITNSNGLYFINPDGKGDKPTQIWTQGETEASSCWFPTIDKPNQKTTSEIAITVEAKYTTLSNGKLTSQKVNKDGTRTDIWKMEQPNAPYLFMMAVGDFKIYKDSYNGKEVSYYLEPKYAPYAKQIFYKTPDMMNFYSKMLGVEYPWAKYAQIVVKDYFGGAMENTSATVHGEYVQKTERELLDDNQESTIAHELFHQWFGDYVTAESWSNLTMNESFATFGEVLWHGHDAGQDGEDRSRYEKLQNYLRSQKNGDSPILARFHYNNADDMFDNISYSKGSIILYAMKNQMGDEAFFKGLNHYLTTNAYKSGEPHQLRLSMEEVTGKDWLPYFDQWYYNAGSPILDVTYKYANGKIIITISQSQDSVVQTFTLPLKVDFYVNGTKIRKDILITKREQSFSFDLPSKPEFVDLDPDKILVGEVNVDKKTAVDYLFQYKNAPSYYNRIEAIKFASKDRSQESQLILLEGLKDPQEDLRVLSIKAIDLNEKQTKDQVLKTLLDIAKNDKKTIARANAIVKLASTGDASYKALMEESIKEQSYNVIAAGITGLTKYAPAEADKALASLDDDTQKHVTPLMKRFSSQK; the protein is encoded by the coding sequence ATGAAAAACCTTTTTTTTAAATATTCTTTTTTTGGTCTTGTCCTTTTGATGAGTCCAAAAATAGAAGCACAAAACAAAGCAGAAAAGACTGATGAATTGTCAATTTATCGCACTACTCCTTTAAAAACGCATGATTTAATTCATACCAAGCTGGAAGTTTCATTCGATTACGGAAAACGTTATTTGTACGGAAAAGAATGGATTACCTTAAAACCGCATTTTTACGAAACCGATTCGCTTAAACTGGATGCAAAAGGAATGGATTTCAAAGAAATTGCTATTATTGACGGTAAAAAAAGTATTCCGTTGCAATACAAATACGATAACGAAGAACTTTCAATCGCTTTAAACAGAACATACAAAAGCACTGAAAAGTATACGATTTACATTAATTACACCGCAAAACCAGCAGAACTGAAAAGCAAAGCTGGCGAATCGATTACCAACTCAAACGGATTGTATTTTATTAATCCTGACGGAAAAGGAGACAAACCAACACAAATTTGGACTCAAGGCGAAACGGAAGCTTCCTCTTGCTGGTTCCCGACAATCGACAAACCAAATCAGAAAACAACATCTGAAATTGCGATAACAGTTGAGGCAAAATATACCACACTTTCAAACGGTAAATTAACTTCACAAAAAGTAAATAAAGACGGAACAAGAACCGATATCTGGAAAATGGAACAGCCAAATGCTCCCTATTTATTTATGATGGCCGTTGGAGATTTTAAAATCTATAAAGATTCTTATAATGGTAAAGAAGTAAGCTATTATTTAGAGCCAAAATATGCGCCTTATGCTAAACAGATTTTTTACAAAACGCCAGATATGATGAATTTTTACAGCAAAATGCTTGGAGTAGAATATCCTTGGGCAAAATATGCGCAAATTGTAGTGAAAGACTATTTTGGAGGCGCAATGGAAAATACTTCAGCGACAGTTCATGGCGAATATGTTCAAAAAACAGAGCGAGAATTATTAGATGATAATCAGGAAAGCACCATTGCTCACGAACTTTTTCATCAATGGTTTGGAGATTATGTTACAGCTGAATCTTGGTCAAACTTAACAATGAATGAATCGTTTGCCACTTTTGGAGAAGTGCTTTGGCATGGTCACGATGCTGGACAAGATGGAGAAGACAGATCACGTTATGAAAAATTGCAGAATTATTTACGCTCTCAAAAAAATGGTGACAGTCCTATTTTAGCACGTTTTCATTACAACAATGCAGACGATATGTTTGATAATATCAGCTATTCTAAAGGTTCTATTATTTTGTATGCCATGAAAAACCAAATGGGTGACGAAGCCTTTTTTAAAGGATTGAATCATTATTTAACGACTAATGCTTACAAATCTGGCGAACCGCACCAACTGCGCTTATCGATGGAAGAAGTGACTGGAAAAGACTGGTTGCCTTATTTTGATCAGTGGTATTACAATGCTGGAAGTCCTATTCTTGATGTGACTTACAAATACGCCAACGGAAAAATTATCATTACGATTAGTCAATCTCAGGATAGTGTAGTACAAACCTTTACGTTGCCTTTAAAAGTTGATTTTTACGTAAACGGAACTAAAATAAGAAAGGATATTTTAATTACTAAAAGAGAACAAAGTTTCAGCTTTGACCTTCCTTCAAAACCTGAATTTGTAGATTTAGATCCAGATAAAATCCTAGTTGGCGAAGTGAATGTAGATAAAAAAACGGCTGTTGATTATCTTTTTCAGTATAAAAATGCGCCATCGTATTACAACCGAATTGAAGCTATAAAATTTGCTTCAAAAGACAGAAGTCAGGAATCGCAACTTATTTTACTGGAAGGTTTAAAAGATCCTCAAGAAGACTTACGAGTACTGAGCATCAAAGCAATTGATTTAAATGAAAAACAAACCAAAGATCAGGTTTTAAAAACACTTCTTGACATTGCTAAAAACGATAAAAAGACCATTGCCAGAGCAAATGCTATTGTAAAATTAGCTTCTACTGGTGATGCTTCTTATAAAGCATTGATGGAAGAAAGTATTAAGGAGCAATCCTACAACGTAATTGCAGCAGGAATTACAGGATTAACAAAATATGCGCCAGCCGAAGCAGATAAAGCATTGGCTTCATTAGATGATGACACTCAAAAACATGTGACACCATTAATGAAAAGATTTAGTAGTCAAAAATAA
- a CDS encoding Gfo/Idh/MocA family protein: protein MKTTFLKSTIVLFLLFGWTIATAQMIKTKTPARAKGQQDVLRMAADPIPTVRVAFIGLGMRGPGAVERMTHIPGVEIVALCDMTQENTAKSNEILTKAGFPKAQEFYGDENAWRKVTALPNVDLVYVATDWLHHASIGVQAMKDGKHVAIEVPGALTMKEIWELIDTSEKTRKHCMQLENCVYDFFELTTLNMAQQGVFGEILHAEGSYIHGLQPFWGEYWNNWRMDYNIKHRGDVYATHGMGPACQALNIHRGDKMNFLVSMDTKAVGNPAYIKEKSGQEIKDFRNGDHTMTMIRTENGKTIQIQHDVTSPRPYSRMYQLSGTKGFANKYPLEGYALDGKELSDDVKPNHEKLSAHSFVPEEVKKALMEKYKHPIAKGIEEQAKKVGGHGGMDFIMDYRLIHCLQKGLPLDMDVYDLAEWSCLGPLTEISLDHNSAPVEIPDFTRGGWNKLKKLEFSE, encoded by the coding sequence ATGAAAACTACCTTTTTAAAATCTACTATAGTTCTTTTTCTTTTGTTCGGATGGACAATTGCAACCGCACAAATGATTAAGACTAAAACACCTGCACGAGCAAAAGGACAGCAAGATGTATTGAGAATGGCAGCAGACCCGATTCCAACCGTTCGTGTTGCTTTTATCGGCCTTGGAATGCGTGGGCCTGGAGCAGTTGAACGTATGACACATATTCCGGGTGTAGAAATTGTAGCGTTGTGCGACATGACTCAGGAAAATACTGCGAAATCAAATGAAATTTTAACGAAAGCCGGTTTTCCAAAAGCACAAGAATTCTACGGTGATGAAAATGCTTGGAGAAAAGTTACAGCATTGCCAAACGTAGATTTAGTGTATGTTGCGACAGACTGGCTTCATCATGCTTCTATCGGAGTTCAAGCCATGAAAGACGGAAAACATGTTGCGATTGAAGTTCCTGGCGCTTTAACCATGAAAGAAATTTGGGAACTTATTGATACTTCAGAAAAAACAAGAAAACATTGCATGCAATTGGAAAATTGCGTTTATGATTTCTTCGAACTGACCACTTTAAACATGGCACAACAAGGTGTTTTTGGCGAAATTCTTCATGCTGAAGGTTCTTATATTCATGGTTTACAACCTTTTTGGGGAGAATATTGGAACAATTGGAGAATGGATTATAACATCAAACACCGCGGTGATGTTTATGCGACACACGGTATGGGGCCTGCGTGTCAGGCATTAAATATTCATCGTGGTGACAAAATGAATTTCTTGGTTTCTATGGATACAAAAGCGGTTGGAAATCCCGCTTACATCAAAGAAAAATCAGGACAGGAAATTAAAGATTTTAGAAATGGAGATCATACCATGACAATGATTCGTACTGAAAATGGAAAAACAATTCAGATTCAGCACGATGTGACTTCTCCTCGTCCATATAGCAGAATGTATCAATTGAGTGGCACAAAAGGATTTGCTAACAAATATCCCTTGGAAGGTTATGCTTTGGACGGAAAAGAATTAAGCGATGATGTAAAGCCAAATCACGAAAAACTAAGCGCACACTCTTTTGTTCCTGAAGAAGTGAAAAAAGCATTGATGGAAAAATACAAACATCCAATTGCAAAAGGAATTGAAGAACAAGCTAAAAAAGTAGGCGGTCACGGCGGAATGGATTTTATAATGGATTATCGTTTAATTCACTGTCTGCAAAAGGGGCTTCCATTAGATATGGATGTTTACGATTTAGCCGAATGGTCTTGCCTTGGCCCATTAACCGAAATTTCATTAGACCATAATTCTGCTCCTGTTGAAATCCCAGATTTTACTCGTGGAGGCTGGAATAAACTTAAAAAATTAGAGTTTTCAGAATAA
- a CDS encoding LysM peptidoglycan-binding domain-containing protein produces the protein MRELLTISLVFVLSFNKITAQDAIIEHRIQKGETAFFIAQKYKVSVDEIYKLNPESQNGIKGNQIIKIPVHSPEKKNTEQQTHIVTPKETLFGLSKQYHVSVEVIQNANPEILANGLQIGQELIIPQNLDSATKSEVVAASKTTHQVVAKESLFSIARQYNVSVQDLENLNKDILINGLQIGQTISIPNKRKTLDGRVRVINQETIFHVVEPKETKFSIAKKYGISIEQLESQNPEIVNGLVVGNKLAINTAAIKPSNESEELMLALAEKQVVVEKTKAKTVEIEDLKDRLVVQKEMNQKIIKINDLKVNLNDMNGSKENSVEKLRLVLEANKNVQDILMAKLDSLVTSMNNDLKELKRMEILNVEESKRLEKQSSEGINKTNELSSQLKKELAENRKAYAGLMNKVEKIAVEENQEYKKKIRESEKKSNTEPLQQRLSLEEIKRYKIEQERGDEKNQLLIAKIDSLDTQKKIEVKRHISKASYYSMEARKFDDKLALIKLKKYQDEAVKKQKKNGAGENSKTISLQEMKQELKDNPLRPDKTVKVEVYDNLKEVSNGYYLVLGIFTDAVDRDKLIMKLIDSGEFNASFFFNINSLSYYVYADKFENMEEVLYKCKKKEEDELYKEIIIAKVEIDLR, from the coding sequence ATGAGAGAACTTTTAACGATTTCTCTTGTGTTTGTTTTGTCTTTTAACAAAATAACTGCACAAGATGCAATAATTGAACACAGAATTCAAAAAGGAGAAACCGCTTTTTTCATTGCCCAAAAATACAAGGTTTCTGTAGATGAGATTTACAAACTCAACCCCGAATCGCAAAACGGAATCAAGGGTAATCAGATTATAAAGATTCCTGTTCATTCTCCAGAAAAAAAGAATACAGAGCAGCAAACCCATATTGTTACGCCCAAAGAAACATTGTTTGGTTTGTCTAAACAATATCATGTTTCGGTTGAAGTTATTCAGAATGCCAATCCAGAAATTCTAGCCAACGGACTCCAAATTGGCCAAGAATTAATAATTCCTCAAAATTTAGATAGTGCAACTAAATCAGAAGTTGTTGCTGCTTCAAAAACGACACATCAAGTTGTGGCTAAAGAATCTTTATTCAGTATCGCGAGACAATACAATGTTTCGGTTCAAGATTTAGAAAATTTAAATAAAGACATTTTGATTAATGGATTGCAAATTGGTCAAACAATTTCAATTCCAAACAAAAGAAAAACTTTGGACGGAAGAGTTCGTGTAATTAATCAGGAAACCATTTTTCATGTTGTAGAGCCAAAAGAAACTAAATTTTCGATTGCTAAGAAATACGGAATTTCAATTGAGCAATTAGAATCTCAAAATCCTGAAATTGTAAACGGATTAGTTGTTGGAAACAAATTAGCCATCAATACTGCAGCAATAAAACCATCAAACGAAAGTGAAGAATTGATGTTGGCTTTGGCCGAAAAACAAGTTGTGGTTGAAAAAACAAAAGCAAAAACAGTCGAAATTGAGGATTTAAAAGACCGTCTTGTTGTTCAGAAAGAAATGAATCAGAAAATTATAAAAATTAATGATCTGAAAGTGAATCTGAACGATATGAATGGCTCCAAAGAAAACTCGGTTGAAAAATTGCGTTTGGTTTTGGAAGCTAATAAAAATGTTCAAGATATTTTAATGGCTAAGTTAGATTCGCTTGTCACTTCAATGAATAATGATTTGAAAGAATTAAAACGAATGGAAATTTTAAATGTTGAAGAATCTAAAAGACTAGAAAAACAATCTTCTGAAGGAATCAATAAAACGAATGAATTATCGTCTCAATTGAAAAAGGAACTGGCAGAAAACAGAAAAGCTTACGCTGGTTTGATGAATAAAGTGGAAAAAATCGCAGTTGAGGAAAATCAGGAATACAAGAAGAAAATCCGCGAAAGCGAGAAAAAATCCAATACAGAACCTTTACAGCAGCGTTTGTCTTTAGAAGAAATTAAACGTTATAAAATCGAGCAGGAAAGGGGAGATGAAAAAAATCAGCTTTTGATTGCTAAAATTGATTCTTTGGACACTCAGAAAAAAATTGAAGTAAAAAGACACATCAGTAAAGCTTCTTATTATAGTATGGAAGCTCGAAAATTTGATGATAAATTGGCTTTGATCAAATTGAAAAAATATCAGGATGAAGCCGTTAAGAAACAGAAAAAAAATGGTGCAGGAGAAAATTCTAAAACAATTTCATTGCAAGAAATGAAACAAGAATTGAAAGATAATCCGTTGAGACCTGACAAAACAGTAAAAGTTGAAGTTTATGATAATCTTAAAGAAGTTTCAAACGGGTATTACTTAGTTTTAGGTATATTTACAGACGCAGTTGACCGAGATAAACTCATTATGAAACTCATTGATTCTGGCGAATTTAACGCTAGCTTCTTTTTCAACATTAACAGCCTTTCTTATTATGTTTACGCCGATAAGTTCGAAAATATGGAAGAAGTGCTTTATAAATGCAAGAAAAAAGAAGAAGATGAGTTATATAAAGAAATCATTATCGCTAAAGTAGAAATCGATTTAAGGTAA
- a CDS encoding OsmC family protein, producing MTSKVTYLGDLRTSSIHVQSGSEIISDAPLDNNGKGEAFSPTDTVANALASCMMTIMGIKARDLEVDFVGSTAEVTKIMNAEPRRIGAIEIVFQMKSNADEKSKTILERAAMTCPVFLSLSSEIEKKITFNWN from the coding sequence ATGACATCAAAAGTAACCTATTTAGGAGATTTAAGAACAAGTTCAATTCACGTGCAATCAGGAAGCGAAATCATTTCTGATGCACCATTAGATAATAACGGAAAAGGTGAGGCATTTTCTCCAACAGATACTGTAGCAAACGCATTAGCAAGCTGCATGATGACCATTATGGGAATTAAAGCCCGTGATTTGGAAGTAGATTTTGTTGGTTCTACAGCTGAAGTAACTAAGATTATGAATGCTGAACCAAGAAGAATTGGAGCAATCGAAATTGTATTTCAAATGAAAAGCAATGCTGATGAAAAAAGCAAAACTATTTTAGAGCGTGCTGCTATGACTTGTCCAGTTTTTCTGAGTTTAAGCAGTGAAATAGAAAAGAAAATTACTTTCAACTGGAATTAA